A region from the Maniola jurtina chromosome 20, ilManJurt1.1, whole genome shotgun sequence genome encodes:
- the LOC123875805 gene encoding uncharacterized protein LOC123875805, with translation MNAERSCRVVTNPCGKLSADTFIKPSNLASDHRDGVFHNFAKASDSVNTERDCRDADNSSQKPCDPICIDHDYRDFPRNFVIPSDSINAERNCRDVANPRGNNSDSISPDRDYRDDFPRNFVKPSDSINDVLHSYVKPAYFISANRDCRVDLSRNFVKPSDSINVERDCLVGASPGGEPGDFISTQRDCRNFLPSICLTDDNINDKSDCKTTNKLVIVNKPKTSQFIVDNRLNWASRLYIEESLKCLNTECCGNTNFNSDSNLNVNVLNDGVLSGGNNVIDDLNPNMRNSNLISDSNPNIELSDNLTSDDKCWCNKDDCRMYLDNNCSDYYMQNSDVAYENIRFKCTETSLALTTVKNECGNKLNVKNECNMNKCNLGKYYINNATECSDSETSTTLESSDESMTSLESGINTVIYESASCKEINSLPEDTEDVNKNRCTKPHSKSACVLS, from the coding sequence ATGAATGCCGAGCGCAGCTGTCGCGTCGTAACTAATCCTTGTGGAAAGCTAAGTGCCGATACATTTATAAAACCCAGTAACCTTGCTAGTGACCACCGCGATGGCGTCTTCCATAACTTTGCGAAAGCTAGTGACTCTGTTAATACCGAACGCGACTGTCGCGACGCAGATAATTCTTCTCAAAAACCTTGTGACCCTATTTGCATTGATCACGATTATCGTGATTTTCCTCGTAACTTTGTCATACCTAGTGACTCTATTAATGCCGAACGCAATTGTCGCGACGTAGCTAATCCTCGTGGAAACAATAGTGACTCTATTAGTCCCGATCGCGATTATCGCGATGACTTTCCCCGTAACTTTGTGAAACCCAGTGATTCTATTAACGATGTGCTCCATAGTTATGTAAAACCTGCTTACTTTATTAGTGCCAATCGCGACTGTCGTGTTGACTTGTCCCGTAACTTTGTGAAACCTAGTGACTCTATTAATGTCGAACGCGACTGTCTTGTCGGAGCTAGTCCCGGTGGGGAACCTGGTGACTTTATCAGTACTCAACGCGACTGTCGCAACTTCTTGCCATCTATTTGTTTAACTGATGATAATATTAATGATAAAAGTGATTGTAAAACGACAAATAAATTGGTTATAGTTAATAAGCCTAAGACAAGTCAATTTATAGTTGATAATAGATTAAATTGGGCCTCAAGACTTTACATAGAAGAAAGTTTAAAGTGTTTAAACACAGAGTGTTGTGGTAACACCAACTTTAATAGTGATTCAAATCTAAATGTTAATGTTTTAAATGATGGTGTATTAAGTGGTGGAAACAACGTTATAGACGATTTAAATCCAAATATGAGAAATAGCAATTTAATCAGTGATTCAAATCCAAATATTGAGTTAAGCGATAATTTAACGAGTGATGATAAATGTTGGTGCAATAAGGACGACTGTCGAATGTATTTAGATAATAACTGTTCTGATTACTACATGCAGAATTCTGATGTTGCATATGAAAATATTAGATTTAAGTGCACGGAAACCTCTTTAGCTTTAACAACTGTAAAAAATGAATGTGGAAATAAATTGAATGTAAAAAATGAATGTAACATGAATAAATGtaacttaggtaagtattatataaataatgcgACGGAATGCTCTGATTCAGAGACTAGTACTACATTAGAGAGTTCGGATGAATCTATGACTTCTCTGGAGTCCGGGATCAATACTGTAATATATGAGTCTGCCAGCTGTAAGGAGATCAACTCTTTGCCAGAAGACACTGAGGATGTCAATAAGAACAGATGCACAAAACCGCACTCCAAATCAGCCTGTGTACTTAGTTAA
- the LOC123875803 gene encoding serine/threonine-protein kinase TBK1, with product MSFLRGSENYVWCTTSVLGKGATGAVFQGVNKNNGEPVAVKTFNQLSHMRPHDVQMREFEVLKKVKHENIVKLLAIEEEQEGRGKVIVMELCTGGSLFNILDDPENTYGLQEHEFLLVVEHLTAGMKHLRDNNLVHRDLKPGNIMKFINEDGTTTYKLTDFGAARELQEEEQFVSLYGTEEYLHPDMYERAVLRKPVGKSFGATVDLWSIGVTLYHVATGQLPFRPYGGRRNKETMFYITTKKASGVIAGTQTTENGPIEWARELPSHCQLSAGLRKIVTPLLAGLLEVDPHRIWTFDRFFSEVQMVTSTKPVHIFHVNKAASLKVFLKPEEKYEHLQTYICEQTSVVAESQILLYRDTLLLTEIDDNTLGKNYPDTTAEVPLMLFNKNNNNVSMTPEPEIPKFPVFPNIVSVENDASQAKTACSVGHVVKRRVETLCAASVLCGACVTRWGALLATRLAATAVRAQALAAHAARLHDAARALDLAATAVRALRPAAATGDAWSPAASLVAAEAEALRSAAAALRTRHAAAALRADWDDALPHSPCPNDLRLHLKAKTLVERLRESWQHLVRDRATRSLTYNDEQFHVLERITVAETGRRARALLQRAAPLARARADAIADWYKVAQTVYLQTQILDKDLSSTELKVLALAARLQDAEHRTRALVNEAQAQLSAQKVEAPAEREAPVDSQSCGNRSARHAPGASGAAVPANTGVSASGAGLRALLAEHDNVSSAAAASAALVARLLHLTADVAP from the exons atgtcTTTCTTGAGAGGATCCGAAAATTATGTGTGGTGCACTACCAGTGTGTTAGGGAAAGGGGCTACCGGCGCAGTTTTTCAAGGGGTTAACAAGAACAACGGGGAGCCAGTGGCTGTGAAAACGTTCAACCAACTCAGTCATATGAGACCTCACGATGTACAGATGCGTGAATTCGAGGTTTTGAAGAAAGTGAAGCATGAGAACATCGTGAAACTGCTAGCTATCGAAGAGGAGCAGGAAGGCAGAGGAAAAGTCATCGTCATGGAGCTGTGCACGGGTGGAAGTCTGTTCAATATCCTCGACGATCCCGAGAACACGTACGGCCTTCAAGAGCACGAGTTTCTACTCGTCGTGGAACATCTAACGGCTGGCATGAAGCACTTGCGCGACAACAATCTAGTGCACAGGGACTTGAAGCCTGGTAACATCATGAAGTTTATCAACGAAGATGGGACTACTACGTATAAGTTAACAGACTTTGGAGCTGCAAGAGAGTTGCag GAAGAAGAGCAGTTTGTATCACTATATGGAACGGAAGAGTACCTTCACCCAGACATGTATGAGAGAGCAGTGTTAAGGAAGCCAGTGGGGAAGAGTTTTGGAGCAACAGTGGACTTGTGGTCCATCGGAGTGACGCTATACCATGTGGCCACGGGGCAGCTGCCGTTCAGGCCATATGGTGGGAGGAGGAATAAGGAGACCATGTTTTATATCACCACTAAAAAAGCTTCGGGAGTTATTGCG GGAACACAAACAACAGAAAACGGCCCCATAGAGTGGGCCAGAGAACTGCCGTCGCACTGTCAGCTCAGCGCGGGGCTCCGCAAGATTGTCACGCCCCTGCTGGCCGGCCTGCTGGAGGTGGACCCTCACAGGATATGGACCTTTGACAGGTTCTTCTCTGAGGTTCAGATGGTGACCTCCACTAAACCTGTTCATATCTTTCATGTTAATAAGGCTGCTAGTTTAAAG GTGTTCCTCAAGCCGGAAGAGAAGTACGAGCACCTGCAGACCTATATCTGTGAGCAGACCAGCGTGGTGGCCGAGTCTCAGATCCTGCTGTACCGGGACACTCTGCTGCTCACAGAGATTGATGATAATACGCTAG GCAAGAATTACCCGGACACCACAGCAGAAGTGCCGTTGATGCTGTTCAACAAGAACAACAACAACGTGTCCATGACGCCGGAGCCCGAGATACCCAAGTTCCCCGTCTTCCCCAACATCGTGTCTGTGGAAAACGATGCTTCGCAGGCTAAG ACGGCGTGCAGCGTAGGGCACGTGGTGAAGCGGCGCGTGGAGACGCTGTGCGCGGCGTCCGTGCTGTGCGGCGCGTGCGTCACACGCTGGGGCGCGCTGCTGGCCACGCGCCTCGCCGCCACCGCCGTGCGCGCGCAGGCGCTGGCCGCGCACGCCGCGCGCCTGCACGACGCGGCGCGCGCGCTCGACCTGGCCGCCACCGCCGTGCGCGCGCTGCGGCCGGCCGCCGCCACGGGCGACGCGTGGTCGCCGGCCGCGTCGCTGGTGGCGGCGGAGGCGGAGGCGTTGCGCAGCGCGGCCGCGGCGCTGCGCACGCGCCACGCGGCCGCCGCGCTGCGCGCCGACTGGGACGACGCGCTGCCGCACTCGCCCTGCCCCAACGACCTGCGGCTGCACCTCAAGGCCAAGACGCTCGTCGAGAG GCTGCGCGAGTCGTGGCAGCACCTGGTGCGCGACCGCGCCACGCGCTCGCTCACGTACAACGACGAGCAGTTCCACGTACTGGAACGCATCACCGTGGCGGAGACGGGGCGGCGCGCGCGGGCGCTGCTGCAGCGCGCCGCGCCGCTGGCTCGCGCGAGGGCCGACGCCATCGCTGATTG GTATAAAGTGGCGCAAACCGTGTACTTGCAGACTCAGATCCTGGACAAGGATCTCTCCAGCACGGAGCTGAAAGTGCTCGCGTTGGCGGCTCGGCTGCAGGACGCGGAGCACCGCACTCGGGCCCTGGTCAACGAGGCGCAGGCTCAG TTGAGCGCGCAGAAGGTGGAGGCGCCGGCGGAGAGAGAAGCCCCGGTGGACAGTCAGAGCTGCGGCAACAGGAGCGCGCGCCACGCGCCCGGCGCGAGCGGCGCCGCCGTGCCCGCCAACACCGGCGTCTCTGCG aGCGGAGCCGGGCTGCGCGCGCTGCTGGCGGAGCACGACAACGTGTCCTCGGCCGCCGCCGCCAGCGCAGCCCTGGTGGCGCGCCTGCTGCACCTCACCGCCGACGTGGCGCCCTAG
- the LOC123875804 gene encoding cactin, with protein sequence MSSKQSVSRYESRSRSLEKHQSSRARSRDQDRGRSRSKSKHKSSSREKTSKHKKSKKKKKKSSSSSSSSSSSDSDEEELKLLQRLEAERLRLREEKKKQKELLKANETPEEKRARRLREKQEKERKRRERMGWDNEYQCYTNQDNPFGDSALTHTFVWSKKLAKEGVKTVSRDELEALNRQKQMENKIELEKVKQRRLEREAERAAREAEAAAAARAREAAQFHSWARHEDAFHLHQARLRSQIRIRDGRAKPIDLLAWYVSSEQCVDALEMHEPYTYLNGLHAQDLEDLLEDIKVYKELEQNANQSYWEDVQTIVVDELSKLRRLHAPGARRDGVHEAVAEDVTQIFKGKTGAQLEALQAQIEHKISGKKDGVDVPYWESLLSQLKAHMARARLRDRHQENLRRKLQLLKREQGVQLAEPGSDAQGSQSPELKAEAGPSEADKQPSAPEPEDAERNEDAEEEEAWSVSQYTAGNYSPQYLGPGALEPGTLLTEAEEDVQRLAYLRSRLHAAAAASIHAAALLASQASAPAAAGAAAGDASTAALTAAARRAMDGSAADGNAAQFSVEQPLPDQPCLWADKYRPRKPRYFNRVHTGFEWNKYNQTHYDMDNPPPKIVQGYKFNIFYPDLIDKNATPEFSLKPCPENPEFAVLRFHAGPPYEDIAFKIVNREWEYSYKRGFRCHFHNNIFQLWFHFKRYRYRR encoded by the exons AT gtcATCAAAACAATCAGTGAGCAGATATGAGTCTCGCAGTAGATCACTTGAAAAGCATCAGAGTTCCAGAGCTAGGAGTAGAGACCAAGACAGGGGTAGATCAAGATCAAAGAGTAAGCACAAGTCCTCCAGCAGAGAGAAGACATCAAAACACAAAAAGAGCAAG aagaagaagaagaaatccAGCAGCAGCTCATCTAGCAGTTCCTCCAGTGACAGTGATGAGGAGGAGTTAAAGCTACTGCAACGGCTGGAGGCAGAGAGGTTGAGATTGAGAGAAGAGAAGAAGAAGCAGAAAGAGTTGCTGAAGGCCAATGAAACTCCTGAGGAGAAGAG AGCGCGGCGTCTGAGAGAAAAGCAAGAAAAGGAGCGCAAGCGTCGCGAGCGCATGGGTTGGGACAATGAGTACCAGTGCTACACCAACCAAGACAACCCCTTTGGTGACTCGGCTCTTACACACACCTTCGTGTGGTCCAAGAAGCTGGCCAAGGAGGGCGTCAAGACCGTGTCGCGCGACGAGCTGGAGGCCCTGAACAGACAGAAGCAGATGGAGAACAAGATTGAGCTGGAGAAG GTGAAGCAGCGTCGGCTGGAGCGCGAGGCGGAGCGCGCGGCGCGCGAGGCGGAggcggcggccgcggcgcgcgcgcgcgaGGCGGCGCAGTTCCACAGCTGGGCGCGCCACGAGGATGCCTTCCATCTGCATCAGGCGCGCCTCAGGAGCCAGATTCGCATCCGCGATGGACGAG CCAAACCGATAGACCTGCTAGCGTGGTACGTGAGTtcagagcagtgtgtggacgcgtTGGAGATGCATGAGCCCTACACATACCTCAATGGATTGCACGCACAGGACTTGGAGGATCTACTTGAGGATATTAAG GTATACAAGGAGCTGGAGCAGAACGCGAACCAGTCGTACTGGGAAGACGTTCAGACCATCGTGGTGGACGAGCTCAGCAAGCTGCGCAGACTGCACGCGCCCGGCGCGCGGCGCGACGGCGTGCACGAGGCCGTCGCCGAGGACGTCACGCAG ATCTTCAAGGGCAAGACGGGCGCGCAGCTGGAGGCGCTGCAGGCGCAGATCGAGCACAAGATCAGCGGCAAGAAGGACGGCGTGGACGTGCCCTACTGGGAGAGCCTGCTGAGCCAGCTCAAAG CTCACATGGCGCGCGCGCGTCTGCGGGATCGTCACCAAGAAAACCTTCGAAGGAAGCTGCAGCTGCTCAAGCGAGAGCAGGGCGTGCAGCTCGCCGAGCCCGGCTCCGACGCGCAGGG GTCGCAAAGCCCCGAGCTCAAGGCAGAAGCGGGTCCATCGGAGGCGGACAAGCAGCCGAGCGCCCCCGAGCCCGAAGACGCCGAGCGCAACGAAG ACGCGGAGGAGGAGGAAGCGTGGAGCGTGTCGCAGTACACGGCCGGGAACTACTCCCCGCAGTACCTCGGGCCCGGCGCGCTGGAGCCCGGCACTCTGCTGACGGAGGCGGAGGAGGACGTGCAGAGGCTCGCGTACCTGCGCTCGCGGCTgcacgccgccgccgccgcctccaTACACGCCGCTGCGCTGCTCGCG AGTCAGGCTTCAGCGCCGGCGGcagcgggcgcggcggcgggcgaCGCGTCCACGGCCGCGCTGacggccgccgcgcgccgcgccatGGACGGCTCGGCCGCGGACGGCAACGCGGCGCAGTTCAGCGTGGAGCAGCCGCTGCCCGACCAGCCGTGTCTGTGGGCCGACAAGTACCGCCCGAGGAAACCGAGATACTTCAACAG AGTGCACACGGGCTTCGAGTGGAACAAGTACAACCAGACCCACTACGATATGGACAATCCGCCGCCCAAGATCGTGCAGGGCTACAAGTTCAACATCTTCTACCCCGACCTCATCGACAAGAACGCCACACCCGAGTTTTCACTG AAACCGTGTCCAGAAAACCCGGAGTTTGCAGTGCTGCGGTTCCACGCGGGCCCGCCCTACGAGGACATCGCGTTCAAGATCGTCAACCGCGAGTGGGAGTACTCGTACAAGCGCGGCTTCCGCTGCCACTTCCACAACAACATCTTCCAGCTGTGGTTCCACTTCAAACGCTACCGATACAGACGTTGA
- the LOC123875806 gene encoding NADH dehydrogenase [ubiquinone] iron-sulfur protein 3, mitochondrial-like, with the protein MSFILKRTLGAGRNLGRIVLNSKQYPGLQRIATKTDQAAPQVETRPTVAKLDPLQKSQLIDFGKYVAECMPKYVQKVQITAGNELEVLIPPDGVIPVLQFLKDHHSAQFANLVDIAGMDVPNRPYRFEIVYNILSLRYNSRIRVKTYTDELTPIDSACEVFKAANWYEREIWDMFGVFFANHPDLRRILTDYGFEGHPFRKDFPLSGYVELRYDDEQKRVVVEPLELAQEFRRFELSAPWEQFPNFRGNPAAEEVVNPAEDQPKKQ; encoded by the coding sequence atgtCCTTTATTCTAAAACGCACGCTGGGTGCCGGGCGCAACCTCGGGCGCATTGTGTTGAACAGCAAACAATATCCTGGCCTTCAGCGGATCGCTACAAAAACCGATCAAGCAGCCCCCCAAGTCGAAACAAGACCAACAGTAGCCAAATTAGATCCTTTACAGAAGTCCCAGCTTATAGACTTTGGAAAATATGTCGCAGAATGTATGCCTAAATACGTGCAGAAAGTACAGATAACGGCCGGCAACGAATTGGAGGTTTTAATCCCGCCGGATGGTGTGATTCCCGTGCTTCAGTTTCTGAAAGACCACCACAGCGCGCAGTTCGCCAACCTCGTCGACATCGCGGGCATGGACGTGCCCAACCGACCCTACCGATTTGAAATAGTCTATAACATACTATCCCTACGTTACAACTCTAGAATCAGGGTCAAGACCTACACGGATGAGCTGACACCCATCGACTCAGCGTGCGAAGTGTTCAAAGCCGCCAACTGGTACGAGAGGGAGATCTGGGATATGTTTGGGGTGTTCTTTGCTAACCATCCTGATCTGAGGAGGATTCTGACAGATTATGGTTTCGAGGGGCATCCGTTCAGGAAGGACTTCCCTCTCAGCGGCTACGTGGAGCTGCGCTACGACGACGAGCAGAAGCGCGTGGTGGTGGAGCCGCTGGAGTTGGCACAGGAGTTCCGGCGCTTCGAGCTGAGCGCCCCGTGGGAACAGTTCCCCAACTTCCGAGGAAATCCTGCCGCTGAGGAGGTAGTGAACCCAGCAGAGGATCAGCCCAAGAAACAGTAG